In the genome of Candidatus Obscuribacterales bacterium, the window ACGATATAGCAACGGTTCAGTCCAATTTTATGGTGGTACGCACCATGCACACCGGGGATATTCATCTGTTTGCTACGGGCATGTACCTTGATCGCATTCGCATCCAGGGAGATACAGCCTTGTTCGAAGAGCGCATCGTTGTTTGCGACAGTCAGAAAATTGATACT includes:
- a CDS encoding aromatic-ring-hydroxylating dioxygenase subunit beta, encoding YAHGAIWANSKGMLKDRVSALREANIYEEQVYRHIGDAVRLITLDNDIATVQSNFMVVRTMHTGDIHLFATGMYLDRIRIQGDTALFEERIVVCDSQKIDTLLAIPL